The following are from one region of the Arachis duranensis cultivar V14167 chromosome 10, aradu.V14167.gnm2.J7QH, whole genome shotgun sequence genome:
- the LOC107471111 gene encoding LOW QUALITY PROTEIN: organic cation/carnitine transporter 3-like (The sequence of the model RefSeq protein was modified relative to this genomic sequence to represent the inferred CDS: inserted 1 base in 1 codon), whose translation MQQHLFEYKCISMAESTPLLSQPTDSDSSLTEPPPLLLSEKHLPSLASTVEKCIGEFTWSQFLQAVLVSFAWVFDAQQTFISVFTDAQPSLNCTEKDDHVSSGRASIISEWGLECENSFVTSLPASLFFLGCLVGGIVLATLADSSLGRKNMLLFSCLFMSLSSLLAAFSINIWVYSLFKFLCGFARATIGTSALVLTSELVGNRWRGQISVVGFFCFTIGFLSLPAMAYANRNSSWRNLYMWTSIPAIFYCVIVKFFVRESPRWLLVKGRKEEAAETLKCISSITQSNVNLAVNGIFPSNVDPDLTMNNTDLYCALKILLQKKWSSRRLWMVMASGFGIGLVYYGMPLGLGNLSFNLYLSVTLNALSELPSSLLTFLLIDKFKRRNALLVFTVVSGVFSVLXEHRRNSALSMARQALVLGGSISPVVVGEGRKNKFVCYGVFGLAICCSGVFGVFLPETRGRPLSDTMEDEESKGRSATLA comes from the exons ATGCAACAACATTTATTCGAATACAAATGCATATCTATGGCTGAGTCAACCCCTCTTCTCTCTCAACCAACTGATTCTGATTCTTCTCTTACAGAACCACCTCCGTTATTATTATCAGAAAAACACCTTCCTTCTCTTGCTTCAACGGTTGAGAAATGCATTGGAGAATTCACTTGGTCCCAATTCCTGCAAGCAGTTCTTGTCTCCTTTGCTTGGGTCTTTGATGCTCAACAAACATTCATCAGCGTCTTCACCGATGCACAACCATCACTGAACTGCACCGAAAAGGACGACCACGTCAGCAGCGGAAGAGCCTCCATTATATCCGAATGGGGCTTGGAATGCGAAAACTCCTTCGTCACAAGCCTTCCGGCTTCTTTGTTCTTTCTTGGATGCTTAGTCGGTGGCATTGTTCTTGCCACGCTGGCTGATTCCTCGCTAGGTCGCAAGAACATGCTCTTATTTTCGTGCCTTTTCATGTCCCTCTCTTCGCTACTCGCCGCATTCTCTATAAATATTTGGGTatactctctgttcaaatttcTCTGCGGATTTGCCCGCGCCACCATCGGCACCTCGGCTCTCGTTCTAACTTCTGAGCTCGTAGGTAACCGGTGGCGCGGGCAAATAAGTGTAGTTGGATTCTTTTGCTTCACCATCGGGTTCTTGTCCCTTCCTGCAATGGCTTACGCTAACAGAAACTCTTCATGGCGAAACCTTTACATGTGGACTTCAATTCCAGCCATTTTCTATTGCGTGATTGTCAAGTTCTTCGTTCGCGAGTCCCCAAGATGGCTTCTAgtgaaaggaagaaaagaagaagcagcagagaCGTTGAAATGCATCTCTTCAATCACTCAGAGTAACGTTAACCTCGCAGTCAACGGAATATTCCCAAGCAATGTGGATCCGGATCTAACCATGAACAATACCGATCTGTATTGCGCTTTGAAGATTCTGTTGCAAAAGAAATGGTCTTCTAGAAGGTTATGGATGGTTATGGCTTCCGGATTCGGAATTGGATTGGTGTATTACGGTATGCCGTTAGGGCTTGGAAACTTGTCCTTCAACCTTTATCTCAGTGTCACGCTTAACGCGTTATCGGAGCTTCCGTCTTCTCTGTTGACTTTCTTGCTTATCGATAAGTTCAAGAGAAGAAACGCGCTTCTTGTTTTCACAGTTGTGAGTGGAGTATTCAGTGTGT TCGAGCATCGAAGAAACTCGGCGTTGTCGATGGCGAGACAAGCGCTGGTGTTGGGTGGGTCGATTAGTCCGGTGGTGGTGGGTGAAGGTAGGAAGAACAAGTTTGtttgttatggagtttttgggTTGGCGATTTGTTGTAGTGGTGTATTTGGGGTGTTCTTACCTGAGACAAGAGGGAGACCCCTGTCTGATACCATGGAAGATGAAGAAAGCAAAGGGCGTAGTGCCACGTTAGCATGA
- the LOC107471107 gene encoding dof zinc finger protein DOF5.6 isoform X1 translates to MAFSSLHICMDSPDHWFQGTVHDEVSGGSGSGGMDSSGSPLSSSGDIMKCSARPMMERRMRPPHDQALKCPRCDSTHTKFCYYNNYSLSQPRYFCKTCRRYWTKGGTLRNIPVGGGCRKNKKLSSNSKKHHQSNNNNNNDNQSHSYSTCPKDLQLSFPDVQFSHLSNIILGGNVNPNHSSFMESKFHVGMLENNLVRPIDFMESKLEGIIGSGINSSRSFDFFGNNNSNGGGNDNSNNNINMMMLGMANNVGLGPNNFHALNCSPIASFGGMSSLNGGGCGNNSVNNVGNSYIMDSSSSCHERMMLTYDDDNNNATIDVKPNPKLLSLEWQDHGCSDAGKDSFGYLHSHGSWSGMINGYGSSTTNPLV, encoded by the exons atggctttttcttctctgcACATCTGCATGGACTCACCAGATCACTGGTTCCAG GGAACAGTTCACGACGAGGTCTCCGGCGGCAGCGGCAGCGGTGGCATGGATTCTTCTGGCTCGCCATTATCCTCCTCCGGCGACATTATGAAATGCTCGGCAAGGCCAATGATGGAGAGAAGAATGAGACCCCCACACGACCAAGCCCTCAAGTGCCCCCGCTGCGATTCAACCCACACCAAATTCTGTTACTACAACAACTACAGCCTCTCTCAGCCCCGCTATTTCTGCAAGACCTGCAGAAGGTACTGGACTAAGGGCGGCACCCTCCGCAACATCCCCGTCGGCGGTGGCTGCCGGAAAAACAAGAAACTCTCCTCCAATTCCAAGAAACACCACCaatccaacaacaacaataacaatgacaACCAATCACATTCTTATTCTACTTGCCCTAAAGATCTTCAGCTTTCTTTCCCCGATGTCCAATTTTCTCACCTCAGTAACATTATTCTTGGTGGTAACGTTAACCCTAATCATAGTAGCTTCATGGAGAGCAAGTTCCACGTTGGCATGCTTGAGAACAATCTTGTTAGGCCAATCGATTTCATGGAGAGCAAGCTTGAAGGCATAATTGGGAGCGGTATTAATAGTTCTAGAAGCTTTGATTTCTTTGggaataataatagtaatggCGGCGGCAACGACAACAGCAATAACAACATCAACATGATGATGCTTGGTATGGCTAATAATGTTGGCTTGGGACCTAACAATTTTCATGCACTTAATTGCTCTCCAATTGCATCATTTGGCGGCATGTCATCACTTAATGGTGGCGGTTGCGGCAACAACAGTGTCAACAACGTTGGTAATAGTTATATTATGGATTCTTCATCTTCATGCCATGAGAGAATGATGCTGAcatatgatgatgataataataatgccACGATTGATGTAAAGCCAAACCCTAAGCTTCTTTCCCTTGAATGGCAGGATCATGGTTGTTCTGATGCAGGAAAAGACTCATTTGGGTACCTCCATAGTCATGGATCATGGTCTGGCATGATCAACGGCTATGGTTCCTCCACAACAAACCCTTTGGTTTAA
- the LOC107471107 gene encoding dof zinc finger protein DOF5.6 isoform X2 produces MAFSSLHICMDSPDHWFQGTVHDEVSGGSGSGGMDSSGSPLSSSGDIMKCSARPMMERRMRPPHDQALKCPRCDSTHTKFCYYNNYSLSQPRYFCKTCRRYWTKGGTLRNIPVGGGCRKNKKLSSNSKKHHQSNNNNNNDNQSHSYSTCPKDLQLSFPDVQFSHLSNIILGGNVNPNHSSFMESKFHVGMLENNLVRPIDFMESKLEGIIGSGINSSRSFDFFGNNNSNGGGNDNSNNNINMMMLGMANNVGLGPNNFHALNCSPIASFGGMSSLNGGGCGNNSVNNVGSWLF; encoded by the exons atggctttttcttctctgcACATCTGCATGGACTCACCAGATCACTGGTTCCAG GGAACAGTTCACGACGAGGTCTCCGGCGGCAGCGGCAGCGGTGGCATGGATTCTTCTGGCTCGCCATTATCCTCCTCCGGCGACATTATGAAATGCTCGGCAAGGCCAATGATGGAGAGAAGAATGAGACCCCCACACGACCAAGCCCTCAAGTGCCCCCGCTGCGATTCAACCCACACCAAATTCTGTTACTACAACAACTACAGCCTCTCTCAGCCCCGCTATTTCTGCAAGACCTGCAGAAGGTACTGGACTAAGGGCGGCACCCTCCGCAACATCCCCGTCGGCGGTGGCTGCCGGAAAAACAAGAAACTCTCCTCCAATTCCAAGAAACACCACCaatccaacaacaacaataacaatgacaACCAATCACATTCTTATTCTACTTGCCCTAAAGATCTTCAGCTTTCTTTCCCCGATGTCCAATTTTCTCACCTCAGTAACATTATTCTTGGTGGTAACGTTAACCCTAATCATAGTAGCTTCATGGAGAGCAAGTTCCACGTTGGCATGCTTGAGAACAATCTTGTTAGGCCAATCGATTTCATGGAGAGCAAGCTTGAAGGCATAATTGGGAGCGGTATTAATAGTTCTAGAAGCTTTGATTTCTTTGggaataataatagtaatggCGGCGGCAACGACAACAGCAATAACAACATCAACATGATGATGCTTGGTATGGCTAATAATGTTGGCTTGGGACCTAACAATTTTCATGCACTTAATTGCTCTCCAATTGCATCATTTGGCGGCATGTCATCACTTAATGGTGGCGGTTGCGGCAACAACAGTGTCAACAACGTTG GATCATGGTTGTTCTGA